Part of the Streptomyces sp. NBC_00457 genome, TACACCTTGCCCTGCGGGTTGACCGCGATCGCCGAGGCGTCGAGGTCGAAGTCCGTGCCGGTGGTGGTGCGGACGTCCCAGCCGAGGCCCACGGTGACGGCGGTCAGGCCCGGAGCCTCCTTGGTGAGCGAGACGTTGCCACCCTTGGACAGGCTTACAGCCATTGTTGGGAGTCCCTTCCCTCGTTTACGTACGGCAAGAACGCTACAGCTACCCCTACCAACGCCGGGAGCGTACGCGAGGTTCCAGGTGGCTTTACTTTCTTTACCTGGGATGGCCGGAACGCTCCGGATATTCGGGTGACGTGGACCGGACAGAGCGGCGACCATGGAGCCATGTCCGGTCCCTATCCCATTCGCGGCTCCGTCTCGCTTCCCGAGGCCGAGCTCATGTGGCGTTTCTCGCGGTCCTCGGGTCCGGGCGGGCAGCACGTCAACACGAGTGACTCGCAGGTGGAGTTGCGCTTCGACCTGGCGAAGACCGAGGCGCTGCCCGAGGTGTGGAAGCAGCGGGCCCTGGAGCGGCTGGCCGCCCGGCTCGTCGACGGGGTCATCACCGTACGGTCCTCCGAGCACCGGTCCCAGTGGCGCAACCGCGAGACCGCGGCCGTACGCCTCGCGGCGCTTCTCGCCGAGGCCACCGCGCCGCCGCCCAAGCCGCGGCGGCCGACGCGCATCCCCCGCGGGATCAACGAGCGGCGGCTGCGGCAGAAGAAGGCACGGTCGGACACGAAGCGGGGACGATCGGGGCGGGACTGGTCCTGAGCCGACGGGCCGCATGGCCGGTCCCGAGCCGGGTCGGCCGCTCTCCCGTCCCGAGCCGGTCAGCCGCCCGGCCGGTCCCGAGCCGTCGGCGCCCACGGCCGGTCCTGAGCCGGTCGGCCGCTCTCCCGGTCCCGAGCCGGTCGGCGTGACACACCAGCTCCCCCTCCCCGTGTCACGTTTCCCCCACCCCCTCCGTCATGTTCGTGTCGACCGACCGCGATCCGTACGAGGGGACCCCGACCATGACCGACGCGCCGCACAGCACCGAGTTTCTCGCCGAGCGGTTCGAGTCGCACCGGAGTCACCTCCGGGCGGTCGCGTACCGCATGCTCGGCTCGCGGGCGGAGGCGGAGGACGCGGTGCAGGAGGCGTGGCTGCGGCTGAGCCGGTCGGACACCAGTCGGGTCGACAATCTCCGGGGCTGGCTCACGACGGTGGTGGGCCGGGTCTGCCTCGACATGCTCCGCACCCGGAAGTCCCGCGCCGAACAGCCACTGGACTCCGGCCCGCCCGTCCCCGCGGACACGGCACCGGACCCGGAGCAGGACGCGCTGCTCGCGGACTCGGTGGGCGTCGCGCTGCTGGTCGTACTGGAGACGCTGTCGCCCGCGGAGCGGCTGGCGTTCGTGCTGCACGACCTGTTCGCGGTGCCGTTCGACGAGGTGGCCACGATCGTGGGGCGGACGCCGACCGCGGCCCGGCAGCTGGCCAGTCGCGCCCGGCGGCGGGTGCAAGGCGCAGAGGCCCCGGACACCGATCTGGTACGGCAGCGGCGGGTCGTCGACGCCTTCCTGGCCGCCGCGCGGGACGGCGACTTCGACGCGCTGGTGGAGGTGCTGGACCCGGATGTCGTGGCGCGGTCCGAGGTCGGCGTGAACTCGGGTGCCGTGGCGGTCGCTTCCTCGGCGTCCCGTTACTCGCAGGCCGCCCTGGCACAGCCCGCCCTGATCACCCGCCCCGCCCTGATCGGCGGCAACGTCGGCATCGTCGTCCTCGTGGACGGCCGCCCGGTGCGGGCGCTCAGCTTCACGGTCGCACACGACCGGATCACCGCGATCGACATCACGACCGACCCCGCCCGCGCCGCCGACCTCGACATCACGCTCCTGGATGTGTGAGCTGTGTGACCTGCGTTACGTGTGACGTCACCCCAACTGCCGGTACCGCCCCCGGAAATACGCGAGCGGGCCGCCGTCCGCGCTCGGTACGGCGGCCGTCAGCACCCGGCCGATCACCAGCGTGTGGTCGCCCGCGGGTACCCGCTGTTCCGTACGGCACTCCAGGGTCGCGAGGGCGCCGCCCACCAGGGGAGCGCCGGTCGCCTCGCCGCGGACGTACGGGATGTCCTCGAAGAGCAGACGGTCGCTGATGCGGCCCTTCATGGCGAAGCGGCCGGCGATGTGGCGCTGGCTTTCGGAGAGGACCGAGACCGCCCACAGGGGCTGCTCGGCGAGCAGGTCGTCCATGCGGGAGCCGTCGCGCAGGCTGACCAGGACCAGGGGCGGGTCGAGGGACACCGACATGAAGGCCGTCGCGGTCATGCCGACGTCCTCGACCTTCGGCGACATGGGGTCGTCCGGGTCGAGCGGGGGTTCCTGTGCGGTCACCAGGACCACGCCCGCGGCCAGCCGGGACATGGCTGCGCGGAACTCGTCGTTGCTCACCCCCTCAGCATGCCCGGCGCGAGGGACGGGGACGGGCGGGGTGGTGGCAGGGGGAGTGTTCAGCACGCGGAAACGCTAGTCTCCGGCCGGTGCGGGGCACATCGGGCGTCAGCCCGAACCAGGTCCTAGGACCAGATACCTAATCTCCACAGAGGTGCGAAATTTGCGGTCGGTAAACGCACAGGAAAATCGCAGAAACACCGCTCAATTGTTCATGTTTCGCTGTGACTTGAGTCACAAGAGCCATTAATTGTTGACCCTGTGTACCGAGTGAGCAGCGCGCTGTGATTCAGTGGCGGGAAGCTGCAAGGGCACCACTGATCAAGAAACCGCCGAAGAGAACCCTTGATTCGCTGCCGAGGTCTCGGGGGGAGGGCGAGCATGGAGACCGAGTCGGAGCCGTACGTCCGTCTTGCGACCCTGCGACAGCTGCACCAGGTCATGGCGGACATGAACACGGCACGCAGCCTCGCCGACACACTGCAGACCGTCGCCGACGGCGTCGTGACCGGCCTCGGCTATGAGCTGGCGTGTGTCAACCTGGTCCGGCCGGACGGCGATCTCGTCGTCGCCGCGTTCGCCGGCAACCCCGCCGCCGAGGCGCTCATCACCGGCCGTGTCGGCTCGCGCGAGTCCTGGGAGCGCCGCCTCAGCATGGGCGAGCAGTGGGGCGACCTGGTCTTCATCCCGCACACCGAGGGCTGGGTCCTCGATGACGACGACGTACCGCAGTGGTACACCGACGGGCCCGCGCCCCGCTTCGAGGACGAGTGGCACCCCTCCGACCGGCTCTTCGCGCCCATGCACACCCCGGGTATCCAGGGCGGCTCGTGCGGCGAACTGATCGGCGTGCTCTCCGTGGACCGGCCGCGCAACGGCCGCCGGCCCGGCGCCTGGGGCCGCGAGGCCCTGCAGATGTACGCCTTTCAGGCCGCCATCGCCATCAGCAACGCACGTCTACGCGCGAATATGCAGCGGGCATTGGTCAGGCTCGAACGGGAGCAGCAGGCCCTGCGAGCCAGCGAGGAAAGCTTCCGGCAGGCCTTCGAGTACGCCCCCTCCGGCATGGCCATAGCCGAGATGGGCGGTGACCAGCACGGCCGGATCCTGAGGACCAACGACGCCCTGTGCCGTCTGCTGGGCCGCCCCGCCTCCGCGATGCGCCGCTACTCCTTCTCCGACCTCGTCCATCCCGAGGACATCGGCACGCTGCTGCGGACCTCGGCCGAGGGCGGCCGGGCCGAGCTCAGGCTCGGGCGCCGCGACGGGACGTACGTCTGGGTCTCCCTGCGCAACTCCGTCGTCGCCGACGCCGCCGACGGCCCCCGCTTTCTCCTCACCCACGTCGAGGAGATCGAGGAGCGCAAGCGCCGCGAGCTCCAGCTCGCCCACCGCGCCTCCCACGACTCCCTCACCGGCCTGCCGAACTCCGCCGAGCTGCGCGCCCGGCTCTCCTCCCGCCTCTGCCAGCGCCCCACCCACCCCGGCGCCCTCGAACCCGTCGACGCGGCCTTCGGTCATCCCGCCTACGACGCCAACGGCCACGGCTTCGACTTCCGCCCGGGCGGTGGCATCGATGTCTACGACGCCTACGACCACCACGTGCACACCGTCGCCCCCGAGGGCGAGCACGACGACGGCACCAAGGGGCTCGCGGTCCTCTTCTGCGACCTCGACGGCTTCAAGTCGATCAACGACCGGTTCGGGCACAATGCGGGCGACGCGGTGCTCATCGAGGTGGCCAGGCGGCTGTCCCGCGGCGTCCGCGACGGCGACACCGTCGCCCGGCTCGGCGGTGACGAGTTCGTCGTCCTCGCCGACGGCCTCGGGAGCGCGGACGCGGCGGACCTCGCGGCCCGGCTGCGCAGCGAAATCATCCAGCCGATCCGGGTCGACGGCCGCGCCATGCGGGTCGGCGCCAGCTTCGGAATCGGGTGGGCACACTGCGGGATGACGGCGGACGAGGTGTTGAAGTCCGCTGACGAGCGGATGTACGTCGAGAAACGATCGCGTCCCAAACAGCACAGACGCGCCGGATGACTCCAGGTCAGTGAGTTGATGCGACCGGAGTCACCCGTTTGGGCCTCGCGGAGCGGGTAGGCTCGCCATTCTGACCCATGCACTGCATCCGCACCGCACCTGTTGAGGAGACCTAGGGATGACGCCCGGCAACAACGGCGCGAGCACGCCCGAGGACGACGACCCGTTCGGCTATCTCTACGCCGACGGTCAGGCCAACGGCGCCCAGCCGCCCTCCGGCGGTTACGGCTACCCCGGCTCCGTCGGCTCCGTCAACAGAGCGGCGCGCTCGGTCGGCCAGCGCCATTACGGCCAGCAGGCACCCGCCCCCACGGCACCCACCGCGCAGTACGGCCAGACCGTGCCCCAGCAGCAGGGCGCGTACGGCCAGCCGAGCGCCCACTACGCCGCGCCGGAGACGTTCCCCGGCGGTGGGGGTCCCACGTCTCCGCAGCAGCCGTCGTACAGCGACGGCGGCGGTGGGCGCGGGCGCGGCCCGAACACCAAGGGGCTGCTGATCGGCGCGGTCGCGGTGGTCGCCGCGGTCGTGATCGGGATCAGCCTGGCGATGATGAACAGCGACGGCGACGACAATGCCGACGGCGGCGGTGCCTCCAGCTCGCCGTCCGCCGAGCAGAGCGCGGAGCCGAGCCAGTCGGCGAGCGGCGACGCCGGCAACGAGGTGGAGCTGCCGACGCGCGACGCCAAGGCCTTGCAGTTGGGCGGCGGAGCGATCTTGGCGTCGGACGTCAAGGGTGCCAAGGCCGACGGCGGCGTCTACGTCAATGGCTTCAACGCGGTCGGCGCCTCGGTCACGTGGACCGTCAACGGCATCCCGAAGTCCGGCAAGTACACGCTGTACACGGGCTACAGCGTCCCGGGCAAGGACCAGAACGCCACCCTCACGGTCAACGGCACGCCCTCGACCACGGGCGTCGAGCTGAAGAACTGGGCAGGCGCTCCAGAGGGCGACTTCGAGAAGGGCTGGACGAAGACGTACAACTACGTCCAGCTCAACAAGGGCACCAACACCATCAAGATCTCCTGCGAGCAGGGCAACCAGTGCGACGCCCTCCTCGACCAGGTGTGGCTGGTCGAGGGCTGGGTCAAGTCCTGATCGTCAGGCCGCGCTGACCTCCCCGGTCACCGCCACCCGCCCCACCAGCTCCTCGTACGCCCTTCGGTCGAACTCGCCCGCCGCCGGCGCCATGACGGTCGCCGCCGACAGGGCGATCGCCCGGACCAGTCGGTCCGGCCACGGCAAGTGCTCGACGAGGCCCGACAGCAGGCCCGCGACCGCGGAGTCGCCCGCGCCGGTCGGGTTGCCGTGCACCGGGGCGGGCGGGGCCGCGCGCCAGCGGCCCTCCGGAGTCACCGCGAGCAGTCCCTCCGGGCCCAGCGACGCGACGACCGCGTGGGCGCCGCGACGGCGGGCGTCCTGCGTGGCGCGGAACGGCTCGTGGGAGCCGGTGAGTTCGGCGAGTTCGTCGGCGTTGGGCTTGATCAGATCGGGGCGGGCGGCGACTCCGCGGCGGAGCGGTTCACCGCTGGTGTCGAGGAGGACCGGGACGCCCGCCGCCCTCGCGTCCCGGATCAGTCCCGCATACGCGCCCACCGGCACGCCCGGCGGCAGGCTCCCGCACAGGGCCACCGCGGAGGCCGACGGGAGCAGATCCTCGTATGCCTCCTGGAAGGCGGACCACTCGGCGGGGGTGATGACCGGGCCGGGCTCGTTGAGCTGGGTCGTGTCGCCGGTCTGTTCGTCCACGACGGCTATCGTGCGGCGGGTCGGGCCGGAGATCGGGACGAGGGCGTCCACCAGGCCCGGTGTGGTGGTGAGTCGGTCCTGGACGACGCGGCCCGTCGCGCCGCCCGTGAAGCCGGTGACCGTCACCTCGTGGCCGAGGGCGGCGAGTACGCGGGCCACGTTGAGGCCTTTGCCTCCCGGGCGTTCGGTCACCTCGGTCACCCGGTGCGAGGTGTGCGGCCGTAGTGCCCGTACGCGGTAGGTGATGTCGAGAGCGGTGTTCAGCGTGACCGTGAGGATCACCTGGGCCGACCTCCCCCGATGGATGCGGAATGCCGCGTGCCGTCTGTCTGTCCGGATGTCAGATCATGCCAAAGAGACGGCCGCCGAGCCCAGTCCCGGGTCGGCCACCGTCTCGCTGACTGCCGGACGGATCAGCCCAGTTGGGGATTCACTACCCATTCGCCCCTGCGCATGACGCCCTTGAGCTCGAAGTCCGTGTCGAGGATCACCAGGTCGGCGTACTTGCCCGGCTCCAGCGAGCCGATCGTGTCGTACATCCCAAGCAGCCTGGCCGGGTTGGCGGACAGGGCCGTGACCGTGTCCTCCACCGGGAGGCGGTCGATCGTCACCGCGCGCTTGAAGGCGCGGTCCAGGGTGAGGGTGGAGCCGGCGATCGAGCCGCCCTCCACCAGCCGGGCCACGCCCTCGCTGACCTCGACCTCCAGCGGGCCGAGCATGTAGCGGCCGTCGCCGAAACCGGCCGCGTCCATCGCGTCGGTGATGAACGCCACGCGGCTCGCTCCCGCGTGGTGGAAGGCGAGTTGGAGGGAGGCGGGGTGGAGGTGCGTGCCGTCGTTGATCAGCTCGACGGTGATGCGGTCGTCCTCCAGGAGCGCGGCGATCGGGCCCGGCGACCTGTGTCCCAGCGTCGGCATCGCGTTGAAGAGGTGCGTCGCGACCGTCGCGCCCGCCTCGATCGCCTCCACCGTCTGCTCGTACGTCGCGTCCGTGTGGCCGATCGCCGCGATGACGCCGTGCTCGGCCAGCAGTCTCACGGAGTCGATGCCGCCCGGGAGTTCGGTCGCGAGCGTGACCATCTTCGCCTTGCCGCGCGCCGCGTCGATCAGTTTGCGGACCTCCGCGGGGTCCGGGTCCCGCAGCAGTTCCTCGGAGTGCGCGCCCTTGCGGCACGGGGAGATGAACGGGCCCTCGAAGTGGATGCCGGCGATGTCGCCCTGCTCGGCGAGTTCGCTGAGCAGGCCCGCGCGCTGGACCAGGAAGTCCATGTCGCCGGTGACGGTGGAGGCGACGAGGGTGGTGGTGCCGTGCAGGCGGTGGGTGTGGATGCCGGTGACTACGTCGTCCGGGGTGCCTGAGGTGAACGAGGCTCCGCCTCCGCCGTGGTTGTGGATGTCGACGAAGCCGGGGAGTAGCCAGTGGTTGGTTACGTCGATTACCTGGGCGTTCTCCGGGGCCGTTGCGGCGATTCGCGTGCCGTCGACGATTACTGAGCCGTCTTTGACGGTTCCTGTGGGCATGACCACGTTGGCACCGGACAGGACGAGGGGGGCCTTCGCCGTCGCGGGCTGCGGGCCGGTGGGGGCTTGTCGCGCAGTTCCCCGCGCCCCTGAGGGGGTTGCCATCAGGTCGTTACCTCCGTGCGGTCAGTTGTGTCTAGGAGATCCCAGGCCAGGAGTCCGGCACCGAGGCAACCAGCCGTGTCCCCAAGGGCCGCGGGGACGATTTCCGGCAGTTTCTGGAAGGTCACGCGTTGCTTCACCGCGTCCCGCAGCGGTGTGAACAACGTTTCCCCCGCCTCGGCCAGGCCGCCACCGATGATGAGGGTGCGGGGGTCCAGCAGGGTGAGGGCGGTGGTCAGGCCGTCGGCCAGGGCGGAGATGGCGTCCTGCCAGATGGCGAGGGCCTTGGGGTCGCCGGAGGTCATGGCCTTGGCGCAGTCCGCCGCGTCCGCGTCGGGGTTTCCGGAGGCGTCGGCCCATGCGCTGCTCACGGCCGCCGCCGAGGCGTACCGCTCCAGGCAGCCGCACTGACCGCATGGACAGGGGGCCCCTGCCGGTCGTACGACGATGTGGCCGATCTCGCCCGCGAAGCCGTGCGCGCCCGACTCCACGCGGCCCTCGATGCCGATCGCGCCCGCTATGCCGGTGCCGAGGGCGACGAAGAGGAAGCGGTCGGTGCCCTGGCCCGCGCCGATGCGGCCCTCGGCGAGGCCGCCGGTGCGGACGTCGTGGCCGAGGGCGACGGGGACGTTGCCGATGCGGGCGGTGAGCAGGTCGCGCAGGGGTACGTCGCGCCAGCCGAGGTTGGCCGAGTAGGCGGCGATGCCGTGTTCCTCGTCGACGATGCCGGGGACGGCGACTCCGGCGGCGGCCGCGGGCTCGCCGAAGGCCTGGTCGCCGTACGCGTGTAGCTCCGCGGCGAAGTCGAGGATGTGCTCGACGACGGCCCCGGGTCCGCGCTCGCGGCCGGTGGCGCGGCGGGCCCGGTGCAGCAGCTCGCCCTTCGCCCCTACCAGGGCGGCCTTCATCCCGGTGCCGCCCACGTCGAGGGCGATGACATGTCTCACGGGGACAGTGTGGCCCGTGGACCCGCAAGAGGTCTAGTCCACTTGCGTGGTGTAGACCTTATGGCTACGTATCGAAAGTTTTCGCGATGGTGACGCGCGATCGCGAAGGTGGGGCAGGAGAGCTGTGCAGGGGCGGAAGAGGACAGGGGCGATCGCGGTGGTGTCCGCTCTGGGCATGACGGCGGTGCTCGGCGGCTGCGGCCTCGGCGACGACGCGGACGAGGTGACCCTGAAGCTGGTCGCGGCCGACTACGGCGACAGCGCGGCCAACAGCTCCGAGAAGTACTGGGGCAAGCTGGTCGAGGAGTACGAGGCCGCCCACCCCGGGGTGAAGATCCAGGTCAGCGTCTACTCCTGGAACGACGTCGACCGCAAGGTCAAGGAGCTCGCCGACGCCGGCAAGGCCCCGGACATGGCGCAGATCGGCGCGTACGCCGACTACGCGGAAAAGGGCCTGCTCTACCGCGCCGACGACCTGCTCTCCATCGCCACCCAGGCCGGCTTCGCCTCCCAGCTCGCGAAGGCGGGGCAGGTGAACGGGATGCAGTACGGCATGCCCTTCGCCGCCTCCACCCGGCTGCTGTTCTACAACAAGGACCTCTTCAAGAAGGCCGGCCTCACCCCGCCGACCACCTGGGACGAGCTCGCCGCCGACGCCGCGGCGCTGAAGGCGGACGGGGTGAAGTACCCGTACGCCCTGCCGCTGGGGCCGGAGGAGGCGCAGGCCGAGACGATGCAGTGGCTGCTCAGCGGCGGGGGCGGCTACACCGACGGCTACGGCACCTACGGCATCGACTCCGCGCAGAACGTCGACACCTTCACCTGGCTCAAGGACGAACTCGTCGACAAGGGCCTGACCGGGCCCGTCGCGCCGGGCGAGCTGAACCGCGCCGACGCGTTCGCCGCGTTCGCCAAGGGGGACGTCGGCATGCTCAACGGGCACCCCTCGCTGATGCATATCGCCGGGAAGCAGGGCGTGAAGTTCGGCATGGTGCCGATGCCCGGCGTCGACGGTGAGAGCGACGCCACGATGGGGGTCGCCGACTGGATGACGGCGTTCAAGAAGAACGGGCACGCCGAGGAGGTCGGCGACTTCCTCGACTTCGTGTACGACGAGAAGAACGTGCTGGACTTCTCGCGTGAGTACGACCTGCTGCCGGTCACGACGGACGCGTCCGCGACGATGACGGGGGCGAAGCAGGACGCCGATCTCAAGCCGTTCCTCGACGAGTTGCCGCTCTCCGAGCTGTATCCCGTCGGCAAGACCTCCTGGGCCGAGGTCAGCGCGGCCGTCAAGGAGCGGATCGGGCAGGCCGTGGCATCCGGCGGCAATCCGTCGGCGGTGCTGAAGCAGTTGCAGGCGACGGCGGATTCGGCCGCGAGCTCCGAGTGAGGCCGGCTCCGCTGTCAGTGGCGGGGGATAGCGTGCGGGGTATGGAGCAGTTGGGCCGCAGGGAGCGGGACATCCTTGCGCTCGAGCGCCGGGGTTTTCCGGGGCCGGGGGCGAAGGAGCGGGCGATACGGGAGGAGCTGGGGTTGGCGCCGGTGCGGTATTTCCAGCTGTTGAATGCGCTGCTGGATGACCCTCGGGCGCTTGCTCATGACCCGGTGACCGTGAATCGGCTGCGGCGGGTGCGGGATGCGCGGCGGGCGGAACGGTGAGGGGTCCGTCGGCATGTGTTCGTCTGCGGGGCGGTGGGGGCTGGTCGCGCAGTTCCCCGCGCCCCTAAAGGGGCGTTGCAGTCGGCCTCTCTGGATAGGGTTGCCCTATGGGTAGCCCCGCGGATTCCTTGTCGACCCCCGTCACCCAAGCCGGCCGCGCCGGTCTCGCCGCTATCCTCCAGCGGCCCGGCGCGGCGATGATCGCTCTTGACTTCGATGGGACGCTCGCGCCGATCGTGGCGGATCCGGAGCGGGCGCGGGCGCATCCGGGGGCGGTGCCGGTGTTGGCCGCGCTGGCGCCGAAGGTGGCCGGTGTTGCGGTGATCACCGGGCGCCCGGCGGAGGTCGCCGTCCGGTACGGCGGCTTCTCCGGGGTTGCCGGGCTGGAACATCTCGTGGTCCTCGGCCACTACGGTGCCGAGCGCTGGGATGCCGTCACTGATGCCGTCACCGCCCCTCCGGCGCATCCCGGGGTCGCCGCCGTCCGCGCGGAGCTGCCGCCGCTTCTGGACGGGACCAACGCCTGGGTCGAGGAGAAGGGTGGCCAGGCCGTCGCCGTGCACACGCGCCGTGCCGACGATCCCCAGGCCGCCTTCGAGGCACTCCGCGAGCCGCTCGCTGACCTCGCCACCCGCAACGGCCTGATCGTCGAGCCGGGTCGCCTGGTCCTCGAACTCCGCCCGCGGGGCATGGACAAGGGTGTGGCCCTGACCGACCACGCTCGCGACATCGGCGCCGAGTCCGTCCTCTACGCCGGCGACGACCTCGGCGACCTTCCCGCCTACGCCGCCATCGACAAGCTCCGCTCCGACGGCACCCCCGGCCTGCTGGTGTGCAGCGGCAGCGACGAGGTGACCGAGCTGAGGGAACGGGCGGACGTGGTGGTGGACGGTCCGGCGGGGGTCGTGCGACTACTGGCGGAGCTGGCGGCCCGTATCGGGTAGGGCGTTCAGCTGATCCAGGAACCACTGCGCCGGCGGCAGTGCAGTCGCTGCCGCCGCCAGCCGCTTCGTCCGCTCGCCCCGCTCCCCGGCCGGCATCGTCAACGCCTCGTACAACGCCTCGGCCGTGCCCGTCACGTCGTACGGGTTCACGGTGATCGCGTCCTCGCCCAGCTCCTCGTACGCCCCCGCCTCCCGCGAAAGCACCAGTACGCAGCCCTCGTCGGAGACGACCGGCATCTCCTTGGCGACCAGGTTCATGCCGTCGCGGATCGGGTTGACGAGGGCTACGTCCGCGAGCCGGTAGGCAGCCAGAGAGCGGGCGAAGTCGTCCTTCACGTGCAGCACGACCGGCGTCCAGTCCGGTGTTCCGTACGCGGAGTTGATCTCCTCCGCGACCCGCTGCACCTCGGCCGTGTACTCCCGGTAGACGGCGAGATCCTGCCGCGACGGATACGCGAACGCGACATGGACGACCCGCCCGCGCAGCTCGGGGTGGTCGTCGAGGAGCTGCCGGTACGCCAGCAGGCCGCGCACGATGTTCTTGGACAGCTCGGTGCGGTCGACCCGGACGATGGTCTGGCGGCCCGGGCCGATCTCGGCCCGCAGCGCGGCCATCCGTTCCTCGACGTCGGTCTCGTGCGAGCGCCGGCGCAGGAAGTCGGCGTCGGCGCCCAGCCCGTGCACGCCGATGCGGGTGTCGCCGAGCCCGCCGACGAGGACCTCGGCGCACGCGGTGAACGCGTCGGCCCAGCGGTGGGTGAGGAAGCCCAGCCGGTCGGCGCCGAGCATCCCGCGCAGCACCTGCTCGGCGATGTCGTCCGGCAGCATGCGGAAGTACTCCACCGGCGCCCACGGCGTGTGCGAGAAGTGGCCGATCCGCAGGTCGGGGCGGAGTTCGCGGAGCATGCCCGGCACCAGCGTCAGGTGGTAGTCCTGCACCAGCACCGCCGCTGAGGCCCCCGCCTCCTCGGCCAGCGCCTCGGCGAACGCGCGGTTGTAGCGGACGTACGACTCCCACTGGCGCCGGAACTCCGCGTCGAAGACCGGCTCCAGCGGCGTTTGGTACAGCAGGTGGTGGACGAACCAGAGGACCGAGTTCGCGATGCCGTTGTACGCGTCCGCGTGCACGTCGGCCGGAATGTCCAGCATCCGTACACCGGACTCGCCGACTCCGCGCCGTACCGCCTCGCGGTCGCCGTCGCCGAGGGCCGAGCAGACCCACAGGGCGTCCGCGTCCGACCCGATCGCGGAGAGACCGGACACCAGCCCGCCGCCGCCGCGTTTGGCGTGCAGCGAGCCGTCCTCCCGGACCCCGTACGAGACGGGGCCGCGGTTGGAGGCGACCAGTACCTGCGCAGCACCGAAAGTTGCAGCCATACGCCACAACCTAGCCCAGGCCAGAACCGCTCAAACGTGCGGCTCAGCGGTATACAACCGGCGCGTTCCGTTACGCCACGCGCACGTTTATGCCGCTTTGCGGGACTGGTACTCGGTGATGTCGGCCATCGGAGGCCGTTCCTCCGTATCCACGGAGTAGGTGCGGGGTTCGAATCCGTCCTCGCTCCGTTCGAACTGGGTGAGGGAGGGGCGGATCAGATGGCCGCGGGCCAGCCTGAGCTGGGCCGTGCGGTAGATCGCGGCCGACATCCGGCCCAGGGCCTGGCCGTCCTGGTGCCGGTGCTTGCGGACGCCGATGTCGACCTGGGCGAGGGCGTCCAGGCCCACCAGATGCAGGGCGTCGACCAGCATGCCCAGCTCCACGCCGTAGCCGACGGGGAACGGGAGCTGTTCCAGCAGGGAGCGGCGGGCCGCGTACTCACCGCCCAGCGGCTGGACGAATCCGGCCAGCTGCGGCCAGTGCATGTTCAGCAGGGGGCGGGCCATCAGTTCCGTCACCCGGCCGCCCTGGCCCGCCGCGCCGCCGAGCGGACGGTCGTACATCCCCTTGACGAGGTCGACCTCCGGGTCGGTGAGCAGCGGGCCGACGATGCCGGTGACGAAGTCCGACGAGAACTCCTTCAGGTCCGCGTCGATGAAGCAGACGATGTCACCGCTGGTGACGAGGAGCGAGCGCCACAGGACCTCGCCCTTGCCGGGGACGGCCGGTATGCGCGGCAGGATGTCGTCGCGGTGGACGACCCGGGCGCCCGCGGCGGCGGCCACCTCGGAGGTGCGGTCGGTCGATCCCGAGTCGACTACGACGATCTCGTCGACGAGCGGGACCTGCTGCATGAGGTCGTGACGGATCACGGCGACGATCTCGCCGACCGTCTCCTCCTCGTTGAGCGCGGGCAGCACGACACTGACGGTCTGTCCCGTGGCGCGTTTCGCGGCCAGGATCTTGTGCAGCGGGCGATCGGTCAGGGACCAGGAGCGTGCGCTCAACCAGCGCTCGACTTCTTCCAGCACAGTAAGCGGCTCCTCACTGTCGCGGATCACGACTAGAGGTGTGTGATCCATCTCGCGGTTCGGACGACTATCTCAACTGTCCTGGCCTTCGGTTACAGTCTTGAACAACGCTGATGACCATCGCATGTCGGGGGTCGTTTGCGTC contains:
- a CDS encoding alpha,alpha-trehalose-phosphate synthase (UDP-forming): MAATFGAAQVLVASNRGPVSYGVREDGSLHAKRGGGGLVSGLSAIGSDADALWVCSALGDGDREAVRRGVGESGVRMLDIPADVHADAYNGIANSVLWFVHHLLYQTPLEPVFDAEFRRQWESYVRYNRAFAEALAEEAGASAAVLVQDYHLTLVPGMLRELRPDLRIGHFSHTPWAPVEYFRMLPDDIAEQVLRGMLGADRLGFLTHRWADAFTACAEVLVGGLGDTRIGVHGLGADADFLRRRSHETDVEERMAALRAEIGPGRQTIVRVDRTELSKNIVRGLLAYRQLLDDHPELRGRVVHVAFAYPSRQDLAVYREYTAEVQRVAEEINSAYGTPDWTPVVLHVKDDFARSLAAYRLADVALVNPIRDGMNLVAKEMPVVSDEGCVLVLSREAGAYEELGEDAITVNPYDVTGTAEALYEALTMPAGERGERTKRLAAAATALPPAQWFLDQLNALPDTGRQLRQ
- a CDS encoding glucosyl-3-phosphoglycerate synthase — its product is MLEEVERWLSARSWSLTDRPLHKILAAKRATGQTVSVVLPALNEEETVGEIVAVIRHDLMQQVPLVDEIVVVDSGSTDRTSEVAAAAGARVVHRDDILPRIPAVPGKGEVLWRSLLVTSGDIVCFIDADLKEFSSDFVTGIVGPLLTDPEVDLVKGMYDRPLGGAAGQGGRVTELMARPLLNMHWPQLAGFVQPLGGEYAARRSLLEQLPFPVGYGVELGMLVDALHLVGLDALAQVDIGVRKHRHQDGQALGRMSAAIYRTAQLRLARGHLIRPSLTQFERSEDGFEPRTYSVDTEERPPMADITEYQSRKAA